From Zingiber officinale cultivar Zhangliang chromosome 5B, Zo_v1.1, whole genome shotgun sequence, the proteins below share one genomic window:
- the LOC121986581 gene encoding wiskott-Aldrich syndrome protein homolog 1-like, which translates to MEIMRRGRVILEMRSLPYSTSTHVGVASPTNPRPRLPRRASSTVRPTSSARPTRPRTAPTSRPVALVRPWAPPIARPFTPTPLQSINPSRPTSSPGRGRGRRSANVPYASPAFREASQAAHQARSVNDRLDRDAPSSSRRRIRLPSEDSDSDDQPLAQRLRRRAPDPLRDVGPFDVPPPPVATTTPPSPPIATPTPIPSQADAPLAPPVVPTEPLLAQPSTSQQPQSTEAGPSHRPSPATSPLELSQVPPSAPSGSATGPSSSAAGPSQPPPLVPHYYHTTAPFETELRSRQDVLTCSLTMKGHFCWIETR; encoded by the coding sequence ATGGAGATAATGAGGCGCGGTCGAGTTATTTTAGAAATGAGATCGCTCCCCTACTCGACCTCAACCCATGTCGGTGTGGCTTCTCCTACAAATCCCCGACCTCGCCTTCCTCGCAGAGCCTCATCTACTGTCCGACCTACCTCCTCTGCTCGCCCTACTCGTCCCAGGACTGCACCTACATCCCGGCCTGTCGCCCTTGTTCGTCCCTGGGCCCCGCCTATAGCCCGACCCTTCACCCCAACGCCTCTTCAATCAATTAATCCTTCTCGACCAACCTCTAGCCCTGGTCGCGGCCGCGGTCGAAGGTCAGCCAACGTACCTTACGCCAGCCCTGCCTTTAGAGAAGCTTCTCAGGCGGCTCATCAGGCACGTTCTGTAAACGACCGCTTGGATCGTGATGCCCCTTCTTCTTCTCGGCGTAGGATTCGGCTACCTTCTGAAGATTCTGACTCGGACGATCAACCCTTGGCTCAGAGACTTCGCCGCAGAGCCCCCGATCCCCTCCGAGACGTGGGCCCTTTCGATGTTCCTCCGCCTCCTGTTGCAACCACCACCCCTCCTTCGCCTCCTATTGCAACCCCGACTCCTATCCCGAGCCAGGCAGATGCTCCTCTTGCTCCCCCTGTGGTTCCGACCGAGCCTCTGCTAGCTCAACCTTCCACCTCGCAACAGCCTCAGAGCACTGAAGCTGGCCCCTCACATCGCCCTTCACCAGCTACTTCACCTCTAGAGCTTTCTCAGGTGCCCCCCTCAGCTCCTTCTGGGTCAGCTACTGGGCCTTCTAGCTCAGCTGCTGGGCCTTCCCAACCACCACCACTTGTTCCTCACTATTATCATACCACTGCTCCTTTTGAGACTGAGTTAAGGTCCCGGCAAGATGTTCTCACCTGCTCCTTGACAATGAAAGGTcatttttgttggatcgagacgcgctag